A region of Paraburkholderia largidicola DNA encodes the following proteins:
- a CDS encoding LutC/YkgG family protein — MDTSTARRNILARIRAAQGREPEPAASEREAAQAYLASHPQGPRPPMPADLVAHFIEQAKKMATTVDTVESLADAPAAAHRYLSELNLPTQAIAWQTLEALPWSGSGIDVEFRKPRDEDRVGITGCFCATAETGTLVLLSGPETYASAGLLPETHIAIVPASRIVAGHEEAFNLIRSERGELPRAVNFVSGPSRTGDIEQTIVLGAHGPYRVHAIVVRGA, encoded by the coding sequence ATGGATACATCGACGGCCCGCCGCAACATCCTGGCGCGCATCCGCGCGGCGCAAGGGCGCGAGCCCGAGCCGGCCGCGTCCGAACGCGAGGCGGCGCAGGCGTATCTCGCAAGTCATCCGCAAGGTCCGCGTCCGCCCATGCCGGCCGATCTCGTCGCGCATTTCATCGAGCAGGCAAAGAAGATGGCGACCACGGTCGACACCGTCGAGTCGCTCGCCGACGCGCCCGCCGCCGCGCACCGTTACCTTTCCGAACTGAATCTTCCGACCCAGGCCATCGCATGGCAGACGCTCGAAGCGCTGCCCTGGAGCGGCTCGGGCATCGACGTCGAGTTTCGCAAGCCGCGCGACGAAGACCGCGTCGGCATCACGGGCTGCTTCTGCGCGACGGCTGAAACGGGCACGCTGGTATTGCTGTCCGGGCCAGAGACGTATGCGTCGGCGGGCTTGCTGCCGGAAACGCATATCGCGATCGTGCCGGCCTCACGCATCGTTGCCGGTCATGAAGAAGCGTTCAACCTGATCCGCAGCGAACGCGGCGAGCTGCCGCGCGCTGTCAATTTCGTCTCCGGCCCGTCGCGTACGGGTGACATCGAACAAACCATCGTGCTCGGCGCGCACGGTCCTTATCGCGTGCATGCGATCGTCGTGCGTGGCGCGTAA
- a CDS encoding sodium:proton antiporter — protein MQGRVERACSGARYGIRAVALLFVLSCWPLAASAASLDGASLSAWWGVPFAGVLLSIAVFPLVAPKLWHHHFGKISAAWAVAFLVPFAFAFGVSTAFGTLIHALLEEYVPFIVLLTVLYTVAGGICVTGNLHGSPRLNTALLALGTALASIMGTTGAAMLLIRPLLRANDNRKHVVHVVVFFIFLVANAGGSLSPLGDPPLFLGFLNGVGFFWTTVHLALPMLFVCVVLLVVFYALDTYYFRHREETLPVDPSPDTLAVGVVGKINFVLLALVIALVLMSGIWKPGITFDVAGTHVELQNLVRDVALIAVTLLSLAVTPRAAREGNAFNWAPIEEVAKLFAGIFVTIAPVIMMLRAGEAGAFSGIVHLVNDTSGQPRDEMYFWATGLLSSFLDNAPTYLVFFNLAGGDAQTLTTTGASTLAAISAGAVFMGANSYIGNAPNFMVKAIAESRGVKMPSFFGYLAWSGVVLIPLFIATSLIFF, from the coding sequence TTGCAGGGACGTGTCGAGCGCGCGTGTTCTGGCGCGCGTTATGGAATTCGCGCCGTCGCCTTGTTGTTCGTGCTGTCATGCTGGCCGCTCGCAGCATCGGCCGCGAGTCTCGACGGCGCATCGCTTTCAGCCTGGTGGGGCGTGCCGTTCGCAGGTGTCCTGCTGTCGATTGCCGTATTCCCGCTCGTTGCGCCCAAGCTTTGGCATCACCACTTCGGCAAGATTTCTGCCGCGTGGGCCGTCGCGTTTCTCGTGCCGTTCGCCTTCGCGTTTGGCGTATCGACGGCGTTCGGCACACTGATTCATGCGCTGCTTGAAGAGTACGTGCCGTTCATCGTGCTGTTGACAGTGCTCTATACCGTCGCGGGCGGCATCTGCGTGACGGGCAATCTGCACGGCTCGCCGCGCCTGAATACGGCGCTGCTCGCGCTCGGCACGGCGCTCGCCAGCATCATGGGCACGACGGGCGCGGCGATGCTGCTGATCCGGCCGCTCTTGCGCGCGAACGACAATCGCAAACATGTCGTGCATGTCGTCGTGTTCTTTATCTTTCTGGTCGCGAATGCGGGCGGTTCGCTGTCGCCGCTTGGCGATCCGCCGCTGTTCCTCGGTTTTCTGAACGGCGTCGGCTTTTTCTGGACCACGGTGCATCTCGCGCTGCCGATGCTGTTCGTCTGCGTCGTGCTGCTGGTCGTTTTCTACGCGCTCGATACGTACTATTTCCGGCATCGCGAAGAAACGCTTCCTGTCGATCCTTCGCCCGATACGCTTGCGGTTGGCGTCGTCGGCAAGATCAACTTCGTGCTGCTGGCGCTGGTGATCGCGCTGGTACTGATGAGCGGCATCTGGAAACCCGGCATCACGTTCGATGTGGCGGGCACGCATGTCGAGCTGCAGAATCTCGTGCGCGACGTAGCGCTGATAGCGGTGACGCTGCTGTCGCTCGCCGTGACGCCGCGCGCCGCGCGCGAGGGCAACGCGTTCAACTGGGCGCCCATCGAAGAGGTCGCGAAACTGTTCGCGGGAATCTTCGTGACGATCGCGCCCGTCATCATGATGTTGCGCGCGGGCGAGGCGGGTGCGTTCAGCGGCATCGTGCATCTCGTCAATGACACGTCCGGCCAGCCGCGCGACGAAATGTACTTCTGGGCGACGGGCCTGCTGTCGTCTTTCCTCGATAATGCTCCCACGTATCTCGTGTTCTTCAACCTCGCTGGCGGCGACGCGCAGACGTTGACGACCACGGGCGCATCGACGCTCGCGGCCATTTCGGCGGGCGCGGTGTTCATGGGCGCGAACAGCTACATTGGCAACGCGCCGAATTTCATGGTCAAGGCGATCGCCGAATCGCGCGGCGTGAAGATGCCGAGTTTTTTCGGGTATCTCGCGTGGTCGGGCGTCGTGCTGATACCGTTGTTCATCGCAACATCGTTGATTTTCTTTTGA
- a CDS encoding 2-hydroxyacid dehydrogenase: MQKVLVARPIFPDVIERLKQHFEVDWHNGDVLPTDELTRRLADKDGALTAGDVINASVFAAAPRLRVVSNMAVGYNNFDMGAFNAANVLGTNTPDVLNESTADFGWALMMAAARRIAESEHWLRAGKWEKWSYDGFLGSDLYGSTLGVIGMGRIGQALARRARGFNMNVIYHNRSRVAPEIEAELNAEYASKQDLLRRADHVVLVLPYTAENHHTIGAADLALMKRTATLTNIARGGIVDDAALAEALRDKRIAAAGLDVFEGEPKLNPALLTVPNVVLTPHIASATEATRRAMANLAADNLIAGLGEGPRAGRPPNPINPDVIGKARS; the protein is encoded by the coding sequence ATGCAAAAGGTTCTGGTTGCGCGTCCCATCTTTCCGGATGTGATCGAGCGCCTCAAGCAACATTTCGAAGTGGACTGGCATAACGGCGACGTGCTGCCCACCGACGAACTCACGCGTCGGCTCGCCGACAAGGACGGTGCGCTGACGGCAGGCGACGTCATCAATGCATCCGTGTTTGCCGCCGCGCCGCGTCTGCGCGTGGTGTCGAACATGGCGGTCGGTTACAACAACTTCGACATGGGCGCGTTCAATGCGGCGAACGTGCTCGGCACGAACACGCCCGACGTGCTCAATGAATCGACGGCGGATTTCGGCTGGGCGCTGATGATGGCGGCTGCGCGCCGCATCGCGGAATCGGAGCACTGGTTGCGCGCGGGCAAATGGGAAAAGTGGTCGTACGACGGCTTTCTCGGTTCGGACCTGTATGGCTCGACGCTCGGCGTGATCGGCATGGGCCGTATCGGCCAGGCGCTCGCGCGTCGCGCGCGCGGCTTCAACATGAACGTGATCTATCACAACCGTTCGCGTGTCGCGCCTGAGATCGAGGCCGAGCTGAACGCGGAGTATGCGTCGAAGCAAGACCTGCTGCGCCGTGCCGATCATGTCGTGCTCGTGCTGCCGTACACGGCGGAGAACCATCACACCATCGGCGCCGCCGATCTTGCGTTGATGAAACGGACGGCGACGCTGACGAATATCGCGCGCGGCGGCATCGTCGACGACGCGGCGCTCGCTGAAGCTTTGCGCGACAAGCGCATCGCCGCGGCGGGTCTCGACGTGTTCGAGGGTGAGCCAAAGCTCAATCCGGCGCTGCTCACCGTGCCGAATGTCGTGCTGACGCCGCACATCGCGAGCGCGACGGAAGCCACGCGCCGCGCAATGGCGAATCTCGCGGCCGACAATCTGATCGCGGGGCTGGGCGAGGGTCCGCGAGCAGGGCGTCCGCCGAACCCGATCAACCCTGACGTGATCGGGAAGGCGCGTTCATGA
- the rmuC gene encoding DNA recombination protein RmuC: MTMVLIAAVAVLAVALVIVLFILMRGNGGAHQQMQFDELGERLDAAALAQTREYERLERELRGEISETARVSRTELSGGFSQFQQTLASQFTSMTTVQAAKIDGFAQQLVKLTDTNTQQLDAVRHSLQQQAQQARDEQGLTLKRFGETLQQQLAQVTEANDRRFAEVRATIEQRLKDIEANNSTKLEEMRRTVDEKLHATLEQRLGESFKLVSDRLEQVHRGLGEMQTLAAGVGDLKKVLTNVKTRGTWGEVQLEALLEQVLTSDQYAKNVATIPKSNDRVEFAIKLPGRQPTPDAAATPVWLPIDAKFPREDYERLIEAQERADPVAVEDASRALEGRIRAEAKTIAEKYVSPPHTTDFALLFLPTEGLYAEILRRPGLTDLLQRDYRVTIAGPTTLTALLNSLQMGFRTLAIEKRSSEVWQVLGAVKTEFGKFGDVLAKTKSQLETVTRSIEAAEVRTRQMKKKLRDVEALPEERAAGLLGDSLSGVDAEES; this comes from the coding sequence ATGACGATGGTTTTGATCGCGGCCGTCGCCGTACTGGCCGTTGCGTTGGTGATTGTGCTGTTCATACTGATGCGCGGCAACGGCGGCGCGCATCAGCAGATGCAATTCGATGAACTGGGCGAGCGCCTCGACGCGGCCGCGCTTGCGCAGACGCGCGAGTACGAGCGGCTCGAACGTGAGCTGCGCGGCGAAATCTCGGAAACGGCGCGGGTGTCTCGCACGGAATTGAGCGGCGGTTTCTCGCAGTTCCAGCAGACGCTCGCTTCCCAGTTCACGAGCATGACGACCGTGCAGGCCGCCAAGATCGACGGCTTTGCGCAGCAGCTCGTCAAGCTGACGGATACGAATACGCAACAGCTCGACGCCGTGCGCCACAGCCTGCAGCAACAGGCGCAACAGGCGCGCGACGAACAGGGTCTCACGCTGAAGCGTTTCGGCGAAACGTTGCAACAGCAACTGGCGCAGGTCACGGAGGCGAACGACCGGCGCTTTGCGGAAGTGCGAGCGACGATCGAGCAGCGGCTGAAAGACATCGAGGCCAACAACTCGACGAAGCTCGAAGAAATGCGCCGCACCGTCGACGAAAAGCTGCACGCGACGCTCGAACAGCGGCTTGGCGAATCGTTCAAGCTCGTGTCCGATCGTCTCGAACAGGTGCATCGCGGTCTCGGCGAAATGCAGACTTTGGCGGCGGGCGTTGGCGATCTGAAGAAGGTTCTGACGAACGTTAAGACGCGTGGTACATGGGGCGAAGTGCAGCTCGAAGCATTGCTCGAACAGGTACTGACGTCGGATCAGTACGCGAAGAACGTTGCGACGATTCCGAAGAGCAACGATCGCGTCGAGTTCGCAATCAAGCTGCCGGGTCGGCAACCGACTCCCGATGCGGCGGCAACGCCCGTTTGGCTGCCCATCGATGCGAAGTTTCCACGTGAAGACTATGAACGTCTGATCGAAGCGCAGGAGCGGGCTGATCCCGTCGCAGTCGAAGACGCATCGCGCGCGCTCGAAGGGCGGATTCGCGCGGAAGCCAAGACGATTGCGGAAAAGTACGTGTCACCGCCGCATACCACGGACTTCGCGCTGCTGTTCCTGCCGACGGAAGGGCTGTACGCCGAGATTCTGCGTCGCCCGGGCCTCACGGATCTTCTGCAGCGCGACTATCGCGTGACGATCGCCGGGCCGACGACGTTGACCGCCTTGCTCAACAGTCTGCAAATGGGTTTCCGCACGCTCGCCATCGAGAAGCGTTCGAGCGAAGTGTGGCAGGTGCTGGGCGCGGTGAAGACCGAGTTCGGCAAATTCGGCGACGTGCTGGCGAAGACCAAGTCACAACTCGAGACCGTCACGCGTTCGATCGAGGCAGCGGAAGTGCGCACGCGTCAGATGAAGAAAAAGCTGCGCGACGTCGAGGCGTTGCCCGAAGAACGGGCGGCGGGCTTGCTCGGCGACTCGCTGTCCGGAGTCGATGCGGAAGAGTCTTGA
- a CDS encoding GNAT family N-acetyltransferase translates to MSATIRAATHEDVGAMLALMYELAEFEKLTHLFIATEDGLRDALFGARPSAEAIVAERDGRMIGYALFFHNYSTFLGRRGLYLEDLYVQPTERGTGLGSKMLRYLAALAVERQCGRFEWSVLDWNQPAIDFYQKMGATVLPDWRIVRITGDALDQLAASAG, encoded by the coding sequence ATGTCGGCGACAATCCGCGCGGCCACGCATGAAGACGTCGGCGCGATGCTCGCGCTGATGTACGAACTGGCCGAGTTCGAAAAGCTGACGCATCTGTTCATCGCGACGGAAGACGGCCTGCGCGACGCGCTGTTCGGCGCGCGTCCTTCGGCGGAAGCGATAGTCGCGGAGCGCGATGGCCGGATGATCGGCTACGCGCTGTTCTTCCACAACTACTCGACGTTCCTCGGACGACGCGGTTTGTATCTCGAAGACCTGTACGTGCAGCCGACCGAGCGCGGTACGGGGCTCGGGTCGAAGATGCTGCGCTATCTGGCGGCATTGGCTGTCGAGCGGCAGTGCGGCCGTTTCGAATGGTCGGTGCTGGACTGGAATCAGCCTGCTATCGATTTCTATCAGAAGATGGGCGCGACCGTGTTGCCGGACTGGCGCATCGTGCGCATAACGGGCGACGCGCTCGATCAACTGGCGGCAAGCGCGGGCTGA
- the moeA gene encoding molybdopterin molybdotransferase MoeA, producing MTTLNETSSCVAQYDAQAMPVSAVQAIVREWATPVTTVERVHLRDALNRVLAQDIVSPIDVPAHDNSAMDGYAFSGAALEEQPGTTGENGELALSVAGKAFAGHPFAGSIERTQCVRVMTGATMPAGCDTVVPQEAVTRDGDTIRFPAAQLRTGANRRLAGEDLAQGAVALKSGRIVRASDLGLLASLGIGEVSVRRRLRVAFFSTGDELRSIGQPLDAGCVYDSNRYTLFAMLKRLDLDPIDLGVVRDEPAALEEALRTAASSADVVITSGGVSVGEADLTKQMLRMLGDVAHWSLAMRPGRPLAFGRIWSGGKPGAGEPAVFFGLPGNPVAVMAAFYQIVREVLLRMSGATTHPVPLIRAACVDTIRKRPGRTEFQRGIAQRDAQGAWRVTPTGSQGSGVLSSMSEANCFIVLAHDQGDLDPGDAVDIMLFDGLI from the coding sequence ATGACCACGCTGAACGAAACTTCGAGTTGCGTCGCACAGTACGACGCTCAAGCCATGCCGGTGTCCGCCGTACAGGCGATCGTGCGCGAGTGGGCGACGCCCGTGACGACCGTCGAGCGCGTTCATCTGCGTGACGCGTTGAACCGCGTGCTGGCGCAGGACATCGTGTCGCCCATCGACGTCCCCGCGCACGACAACTCGGCAATGGACGGCTACGCGTTTTCCGGCGCGGCGCTCGAAGAGCAACCGGGCACAACAGGCGAAAACGGCGAGCTCGCACTGAGCGTCGCGGGCAAGGCCTTCGCGGGGCATCCGTTCGCAGGAAGCATCGAGCGCACGCAATGCGTGCGCGTGATGACGGGCGCGACGATGCCCGCCGGGTGCGACACCGTCGTGCCGCAGGAAGCCGTCACGCGCGACGGCGACACCATCCGCTTTCCGGCTGCCCAATTGCGCACGGGCGCGAACCGGCGCCTCGCGGGCGAAGACCTTGCGCAGGGTGCGGTCGCGCTGAAGTCGGGCCGCATCGTGCGCGCGTCGGACCTCGGGCTGCTCGCGTCGCTGGGCATTGGCGAGGTGTCCGTGCGCCGCCGTCTGCGTGTCGCATTCTTTTCGACGGGCGACGAACTGCGCTCGATCGGTCAGCCGCTCGATGCGGGCTGCGTCTACGACAGCAACCGCTACACGCTCTTCGCGATGCTCAAGCGCCTCGACCTCGACCCCATCGACCTCGGCGTGGTCCGCGACGAACCTGCCGCGCTCGAAGAGGCGTTGCGAACGGCTGCATCGAGCGCGGATGTCGTGATAACCTCCGGCGGCGTTTCCGTCGGCGAAGCCGATTTGACCAAACAGATGCTGCGCATGCTCGGCGATGTCGCGCACTGGAGTCTCGCGATGCGTCCAGGCCGGCCGCTGGCGTTCGGGCGCATCTGGTCGGGCGGCAAACCCGGCGCGGGCGAACCGGCAGTCTTCTTCGGTCTGCCGGGCAACCCCGTCGCGGTCATGGCGGCGTTCTATCAGATCGTGCGCGAAGTGCTGCTGCGGATGTCCGGCGCGACGACGCATCCTGTGCCGCTGATCCGCGCAGCGTGCGTCGACACAATTCGCAAACGGCCGGGCCGCACCGAATTCCAGCGCGGCATCGCGCAGCGCGACGCGCAAGGCGCATGGCGCGTGACGCCGACGGGCTCGCAAGGCTCCGGCGTGCTGAGTTCGATGAGCGAAGCGAATTGCTTCATCGTGCTCGCCCATGACCAGGGCGATCTCGATCCGGGCGACGCCGTCGACATCATGCTGTTCGACGGCCTGATCTGA
- the mobA gene encoding molybdenum cofactor guanylyltransferase MobA, whose product MSITRDDITGLLLAGGRGMRMGGVDKGLQMLHGEPLALHVMRRLAPQAGPLLISANRHTARYAELGEPFHATVISDTLPDFPGPLAGLLAGLRAARTPFVLSAPCDTPGLPADLAVRLAAALDAQNAHDAGIATVTTTSAQGDTSIHPVFALVRTSLADDLEGFLQAGERKVRTWYARHRAVEVAFPDERTFYNINSLQELADLERP is encoded by the coding sequence GTGAGCATCACGCGCGACGACATCACTGGCCTGCTGCTCGCCGGCGGACGCGGCATGCGCATGGGCGGCGTCGACAAAGGCCTGCAGATGCTGCACGGCGAACCGCTCGCGCTTCACGTGATGCGGCGTCTCGCGCCGCAGGCCGGGCCGCTGCTGATCAGCGCGAACCGGCACACGGCGCGCTACGCGGAACTGGGCGAGCCATTTCACGCAACCGTCATCTCCGACACGCTGCCTGATTTCCCTGGTCCGCTCGCCGGTCTCCTCGCCGGTTTGCGCGCGGCGCGCACGCCGTTCGTCCTGTCGGCGCCATGCGACACACCTGGCTTGCCGGCCGATCTCGCCGTGCGCCTCGCAGCCGCGCTCGATGCCCAAAACGCGCATGATGCCGGCATCGCGACTGTCACGACCACGAGTGCCCAGGGCGACACGTCGATCCACCCCGTTTTCGCGCTGGTGCGCACGTCGCTAGCCGACGATCTCGAAGGCTTTCTGCAGGCGGGCGAGCGCAAGGTTCGCACGTGGTACGCACGCCACAGGGCGGTCGAAGTCGCCTTTCCAGACGAGCGCACGTTTTACAATATCAATTCACTGCAGGAACTCGCCGACCTCGAACGACCATGA
- the moaA gene encoding GTP 3',8-cyclase MoaA has protein sequence MSRRIIPVADVSAVPDVAGPVRTPRGELADTLSRPLRDLRISVTDRCNFRCVYCMPRAVFDKDYSFLPHSALLTFEEIERIATIFVAHGVEKIRLTGGEPLLRKNLEFLIERLARMTTAAGKPLDLTLTTNGSLLARKARSLKDAGLSRVTVSLDALDDALFRRMNDADFAVRDVLDGIEVAQSVGLAPLKVNMVVKRGTNDSEIVPMAQHFRGSGAVLRFIEYMDVGTSNGWNMTEVLPSADVVARISEHFPLLPLEAHSAAETAQRWGYADGGGEIGVISSVTRAFCGDCTRARLSTEGKVYLCLFASSGHDLRALVRNGTSDEGIATAIANIWHARGDRYSQLRGSANAASTTTREERRVEMSYIGG, from the coding sequence ATGTCCCGACGCATCATCCCTGTTGCCGACGTCAGCGCCGTTCCAGACGTCGCCGGTCCTGTCCGGACCCCGCGCGGCGAACTGGCCGATACGCTGTCGCGCCCGCTGCGCGACTTGCGCATCTCGGTCACGGACCGCTGCAACTTCCGGTGCGTCTACTGCATGCCACGCGCAGTGTTCGACAAGGACTATTCGTTCCTGCCGCACAGCGCGCTGCTGACTTTCGAGGAAATCGAGCGGATCGCGACGATTTTCGTCGCGCATGGCGTCGAGAAAATCCGCCTGACGGGCGGTGAGCCGCTGTTGCGCAAGAACCTCGAATTCCTGATCGAACGGCTAGCGCGAATGACGACGGCCGCGGGCAAGCCGCTCGACCTGACCCTCACCACCAACGGTTCGCTGCTCGCGCGCAAGGCGCGCAGCCTGAAAGACGCCGGCCTGAGCCGCGTGACCGTTAGCCTCGACGCACTCGATGATGCGTTGTTTCGTCGCATGAACGACGCGGACTTTGCGGTGCGCGACGTGCTCGACGGTATCGAAGTTGCGCAATCGGTCGGTCTTGCGCCGCTGAAGGTCAATATGGTCGTCAAGCGCGGCACGAACGACAGCGAAATCGTGCCGATGGCGCAGCATTTCAGGGGCTCTGGCGCGGTGCTGCGCTTCATCGAATACATGGACGTCGGCACGTCGAACGGCTGGAACATGACGGAAGTGCTGCCGTCGGCGGACGTCGTCGCGCGCATCAGCGAGCACTTCCCGCTGTTGCCGCTCGAAGCGCACAGCGCCGCCGAAACCGCGCAGCGCTGGGGCTACGCAGACGGCGGCGGCGAAATCGGCGTGATTTCCAGCGTGACACGCGCGTTCTGCGGCGACTGCACGCGCGCGCGGCTGTCGACGGAGGGCAAGGTGTATCTGTGCCTGTTCGCTTCGTCGGGCCACGACCTGCGCGCGCTCGTGCGCAACGGCACGAGCGACGAAGGCATCGCTACGGCCATCGCCAACATCTGGCACGCGCGCGGCGACCGCTACTCGCAACTGCGCGGCAGCGCGAACGCGGCATCGACGACGACACGCGAAGAACGGCGCGTCGAGATGTCGTACATCGGCGGCTGA